ATGAATTCAATGTCAGGCCGGTTCCCGACAGCGTGATTGCCGACCAGCAAAAGCTGGCCGACACCTTCTTTGACCTCAAGCTGATTCCCAAAGCCATTGCGGTGCGTGACGCCGCCTACAAGGCCGCGCCCTGAGCGCCCTGAAAGGAAACCTTCATGTACAAGCTAACACCGTTTCAGCTGCGCCGGCGCTTTCTCGCCATTGCTGGCACCACCGCCGCCTGGTGGGGCCTGGGAGTCAAGCATGCCGGCGCGCAGCCAGCGCCCGCCAAGGCTGAAAAAGCCGCCGAACCCTTGCAGCAACTCAGGATTGGCTACCAGAAATCCGCCGTCAACCTGGTCATCCTGAAGCAGCAGGCCGTGCTCGAAAAGCGCTTTCCCGCGACCAAGATCACCTGGGCCGAATTTCCGGCCGGCCCGCAGTTGCTCGAAGCCCTGTCGGTCGGCAGCCTGGAGTTTGGCCTGACGGGCGATTCGCCGCCGGTGTTCGCGCAAGCCGCCGGCAAGGATCTGGTGTACGTGGCGGCCGAGCCGCCCAAGCCCGACAGTTCGGCGATTCTGGTGCTGGGCGACTCGCCGATCCAGACGCTGCCCGACCTCAAGGGCAAGAAAATCGCCCTGCAAAAAGGCTCCAGCGCGCATTACCTCTTGGTGCGCGCGGTCGAGAAGGCCGGTTTGAAGTGGAGCGACATCCAGCCCATCTACCTGGCGCCGGCCGATGCGCGCGCCGCGTTTGAACGCAAGAGCGTCGATGCCTGGGTGATCTGGGATCCGTTTTACGCCGCCATCGAACTCGACATCAAGCCGCGCGTGCTGGCCACCGGCCGTGCGCTGTCGAGCAACAACTCGTTCTACCTGGCGTCGCGCTCCTTTGCGACACAGAACGGACAGGCGCTGGCGGTGCTGCTGGAAGCGCTGACGCGCGCCGACACCTTCGCCCAGACCCACCGCAAGGACGCCATCAAGCTGATCGCCGATTTCAGCGGCCTGGATGCCGGCATCGTCAGCCTGTTCATCCAGCGCCGCCCGGCATCGCCCGTCGGGCCGCTAAGCGCCGACACGGTCGCCGACCAGCAACGCGTGGCCGATGCCTTTTTCAAGCTGGGCCTGATTCCCCGGCCCGTGCGGGTCGCGGAAATCGTCTGGCACGCCGATTCGGCCCGACTGGCCCAGCTCAACCCGATCAACCGCAAATAAGACATCAAGGAACATGGCAATGCAAGTTTTCTGGTTCATTCCCACCCACGGCGACAGCCGCTACCTCGGCACCGGCGAGGGCGCCCGCGAGGTCAGCCACGACTACCTGAAGCAGGTGGCCATTGCTGCCGACACGCAGGGCTATGACGGTGTGCTGATTCCCACCGGCCGCTCCTGCGAAGACCCGTGGGTCGTGGCTTCCAGCCTGATTTCTGCCACCAAGAACCTCAAGTTCCTG
This DNA window, taken from Polaromonas hydrogenivorans, encodes the following:
- a CDS encoding sulfonate ABC transporter substrate-binding protein, which codes for MYKLTPFQLRRRFLAIAGTTAAWWGLGVKHAGAQPAPAKAEKAAEPLQQLRIGYQKSAVNLVILKQQAVLEKRFPATKITWAEFPAGPQLLEALSVGSLEFGLTGDSPPVFAQAAGKDLVYVAAEPPKPDSSAILVLGDSPIQTLPDLKGKKIALQKGSSAHYLLVRAVEKAGLKWSDIQPIYLAPADARAAFERKSVDAWVIWDPFYAAIELDIKPRVLATGRALSSNNSFYLASRSFATQNGQALAVLLEALTRADTFAQTHRKDAIKLIADFSGLDAGIVSLFIQRRPASPVGPLSADTVADQQRVADAFFKLGLIPRPVRVAEIVWHADSARLAQLNPINRK